AAGTGTCGaggtaaaatatattcataatttcTTTAATctgtatttttaaagttatgaaaacttaattgATTGAAAGATCAAATTAGAATCcatcattatatattatattataaatatatattattcctAACTCTGGTTATTTTTTTGGTTAAGATTTATGTTACAGATGTTAAAAAACACAGAAGAAAATAAACTGATCATATCCTCCACTGGTACTGAAGACATTCAGCCATCAAGGGATCACCCTAAAGCAGCTGATTGGATATTTGTGACAGATACACTTAATTTCTGCTTTTGGTCGCAGAATAAGGATCTAGAGTGGAGGGTGAATGGAAACACGGGATACTGTGCTTTAGAAGCTGCCTTATACAGAGCACTGAAGGTTATTCACCTATAAAGTAATATAgcatcaaaattataataagtccATCCAATTATTACAACTATTTTGTCACATTCAGTCAAGTAATAAGTATCTTTGTCGTAAAGTGACAAGATAGTTCGGTAGCTAACATAGGTGTAATGAAGGGttgttgttattataaataagatggttatttttaattattattaaggtatGAAGGGATAATCTTTGTCTCCACACAATGATTTaaatcataggttctcaacatGGGCGATAACACCCCTTGTGGGCTTTTGAGACTTTCAGCTGGGCAGTAgtagacccagagaaaattagggggcattgaggtggggcgtgggtagattaaaaaatatactctaaaaaggcaaaaaaatacacgaaaatactctagaaaaaaaaaaaattctcaaagtaggtgagcaaaataaggttgagaaactatgatttaaataatcacaatatttaGATCACTGAACTAAATTCTTGTAAATTCTGTAAATATGAGTAAAATGAGttcttttttcataataattatagagaGTAAAAATTTTCAGGATGGCTATGATATCACAAATCCAGATTATTACTCTAAAATAACATCAGAGGATCTTTCCATAATAATGAAAGGAGATACTGATGCTCGGATACCCTTGTTTAATGAAAGACTGACAGTACTGCATGAAGTCGGAGCTATATTGatagataaatataattctaCATTTGAAACCTGTATTTTGCAAGCAAATAAGTCGGCTGTTAAATTACTCCAGATTATAGTCAGTAACTTTCCATGTTTTAGAGATGAGGCTGTTTATAAGAAACAGCCGGTATCTTTGTATAAACGAGCACAGATACTTGTGGCTGATCTGTGGAATTGCTTTGGTGGGCAAAAATGGGGAGAATTTCATGACATTGACAAGTTGACAATGTTTGCTGACTACAGAGTACCACAAGTATTGGTTAATTATGGTGTGCTGAGTTATAGCCATGAACTAatggaaaaattaaaaaatagttagtaaccattcttattattttatctacataatttattataatgtatactgGTAAACACATTCGTTCAATTTCAGGATCAATCGCTCTATAAAAGTTGAAACACTTTTAAACATGACCAGTGTGTTTAACAGCACAGTTGTATTGTATGTAAAAACACAAATGTGTTGAATTGTATAACATAGCAAAGATCTCTTCTCTGTATCTTTCTAATTTCAGTTGCCAACTACacatgatattataaaatataattctattatatttaatgttaataactattAACTACACATGTGCtacagatttttattaaaacatgttGTAGTGATCTAGATTCTCAATAAATGGGACCAGTTCGCTATACACTAGTACTactagtttaccagtgggaggctcctctgcacaagATGCTGGCTAGAATATGGgaaccacaatggcgcctactactgccgtgaagcagtaatgtgtaaacattactatgtttcggtgtgaagggcgccttagcgaaattactgggcaaatgagacttatcatcttatgtctcaaggtgatgagtgcagttgtagtgccactcagaattt
Above is a window of Leptidea sinapis chromosome 40, ilLepSina1.1, whole genome shotgun sequence DNA encoding:
- the LOC126976278 gene encoding queuosine salvage protein isoform X1, whose translation is MIRGNILSPSESGRFIAEHSHHVQLNSEGIEKLSVEMLKNTEENKLIISSTGTEDIQPSRDHPKAADWIFVTDTLNFCFWSQNKDLEWRVNGNTGYCALEAALYRALKDGYDITNPDYYSKITSEDLSIIMKGDTDARIPLFNERLTVLHEVGAILIDKYNSTFETCILQANKSAVKLLQIIVSNFPCFRDEAVYKKQPVSLYKRAQILVADLWNCFGGQKWGEFHDIDKLTMFADYRVPQVLVNYGVLSYSHELMEKLKNNELLPCGSDEEVEIRGCSIHAVELLKKRLEEKIREEGKSVEVPNSSMIDYYLWCYRRKHAQEMENIPYHKTLGIFY
- the LOC126976278 gene encoding queuosine salvage protein isoform X2; the protein is MLQMLKNTEENKLIISSTGTEDIQPSRDHPKAADWIFVTDTLNFCFWSQNKDLEWRVNGNTGYCALEAALYRALKDGYDITNPDYYSKITSEDLSIIMKGDTDARIPLFNERLTVLHEVGAILIDKYNSTFETCILQANKSAVKLLQIIVSNFPCFRDEAVYKKQPVSLYKRAQILVADLWNCFGGQKWGEFHDIDKLTMFADYRVPQVLVNYGVLSYSHELMEKLKNNELLPCGSDEEVEIRGCSIHAVELLKKRLEEKIREEGKSVEVPNSSMIDYYLWCYRRKHAQEMENIPYHKTLGIFY
- the LOC126976278 gene encoding queuosine salvage protein isoform X3 encodes the protein MLKNTEENKLIISSTGTEDIQPSRDHPKAADWIFVTDTLNFCFWSQNKDLEWRVNGNTGYCALEAALYRALKDGYDITNPDYYSKITSEDLSIIMKGDTDARIPLFNERLTVLHEVGAILIDKYNSTFETCILQANKSAVKLLQIIVSNFPCFRDEAVYKKQPVSLYKRAQILVADLWNCFGGQKWGEFHDIDKLTMFADYRVPQVLVNYGVLSYSHELMEKLKNNELLPCGSDEEVEIRGCSIHAVELLKKRLEEKIREEGKSVEVPNSSMIDYYLWCYRRKHAQEMENIPYHKTLGIFY